The following are encoded together in the Mycolicibacterium arabiense genome:
- a CDS encoding GmrSD restriction endonuclease domain-containing protein — MGFLTPMYELGEYLKWTRSGEIQLPDFQRGYKWEDERIRQLLVTVLRGHPMGAVMLLKTGNSQVRFKPRAIEGVHLTPGTDAKYLLLDGQQRLTSLTQALSGNGVVATKDSRGRLLDRRYFVHMETSLNDSNRVDEAVISVPADGVVRSNFGKDVELDLSDQGKQHKHGFFPLNLLYGDYMSWILELQNPALGKHFHDKFIKQSTTYDIPAIILDEDTDKAAVATVFEKVNIGGLPLNVFELLTAVFAGDADYYAKSGEDFRLNDDWRETQLKWSSYPVLAAVENTDFLQAVTMLTTRQRHLADTSDRPPAISAKREDVLKLTLSDYLQWREPLREAFIWASTFLADRHIFAPRDVPYPKQLVPLAAIKVVLGKQADLISTSERLVRWYWCGVLGELYGSAIESRFTRDIEMVPPWATDGSSPVPRTVQDASFTESRLHSLRTRNAAAYKGLAALILAGGARDWMEDKALDKVQYVDLAVDIHHIFPQKWCDTNGIDAEHRESIVNKTTISARTNRTIGGVAPSAYLPVIETRAQIDSTHLDGLVATHLIPADFLRQDHFENFFRTRRESLCELVEKAIGKAVQRDIDLGFADEDSAQFEPEEFPNDAGLEND; from the coding sequence ATGGGTTTCCTCACGCCGATGTACGAGCTGGGTGAGTATCTGAAGTGGACTCGTTCTGGCGAGATCCAGTTGCCGGACTTCCAGCGCGGATACAAATGGGAAGACGAACGCATCCGTCAGCTCTTGGTGACGGTGCTGCGCGGACACCCGATGGGTGCGGTCATGCTGCTGAAGACCGGCAACTCACAGGTGCGGTTCAAGCCGCGCGCCATCGAGGGTGTCCACCTCACCCCAGGCACCGACGCGAAATACCTTCTGTTGGACGGGCAACAGCGTCTGACATCGCTGACGCAAGCCCTCAGCGGGAACGGTGTGGTTGCAACGAAAGACAGCCGAGGACGGTTGCTCGACCGGCGCTACTTCGTCCACATGGAAACCAGTCTCAACGACTCGAACCGCGTTGACGAGGCGGTGATCTCGGTACCGGCTGACGGCGTCGTTCGGTCGAACTTCGGCAAGGACGTGGAGCTCGATCTCAGCGACCAGGGCAAGCAACACAAGCACGGCTTTTTCCCGCTGAATCTGCTTTACGGGGACTACATGAGCTGGATCCTGGAACTGCAGAACCCAGCGCTAGGCAAACACTTTCATGACAAGTTCATCAAGCAGTCGACCACCTACGACATCCCCGCGATCATCTTGGACGAGGACACCGACAAGGCGGCCGTGGCCACCGTCTTCGAGAAGGTGAACATTGGTGGCCTGCCTCTCAACGTGTTCGAACTGCTCACCGCCGTCTTCGCCGGCGACGCCGACTACTACGCCAAGAGCGGCGAAGACTTCCGGCTCAACGACGACTGGCGGGAGACCCAACTCAAGTGGTCGTCCTACCCCGTGCTGGCGGCTGTCGAGAACACCGACTTCCTTCAAGCGGTCACCATGCTCACCACCCGCCAACGCCACCTCGCCGACACCTCCGACCGGCCGCCCGCCATCTCAGCCAAGCGCGAGGACGTCCTGAAGCTGACCTTGAGCGACTATCTGCAGTGGCGTGAACCTCTGCGCGAGGCTTTCATTTGGGCATCGACATTCTTGGCTGACCGCCACATCTTCGCACCACGAGACGTGCCCTACCCCAAACAGCTGGTTCCGCTGGCCGCTATCAAGGTGGTGCTGGGCAAGCAAGCAGATCTGATCAGTACGAGTGAACGTCTCGTCCGCTGGTACTGGTGTGGCGTGCTCGGCGAACTCTACGGATCGGCAATCGAATCACGGTTCACCCGTGACATCGAGATGGTTCCGCCCTGGGCCACCGACGGCTCGTCGCCGGTGCCGAGGACCGTACAGGACGCCAGCTTCACCGAATCCCGCCTGCACTCGCTTCGAACACGCAACGCTGCTGCTTATAAGGGTCTCGCCGCACTCATCCTTGCCGGAGGTGCTCGGGACTGGATGGAAGACAAAGCGCTCGACAAGGTTCAGTACGTCGACCTTGCGGTCGACATCCATCACATCTTCCCCCAGAAGTGGTGCGACACCAATGGCATCGATGCAGAGCACCGGGAGAGCATCGTCAACAAGACGACGATCAGCGCGCGAACCAACCGGACGATCGGCGGTGTCGCCCCGTCTGCGTACCTTCCGGTGATCGAGACGCGAGCACAAATTGACTCGACTCACCTCGACGGCCTTGTGGCCACTCACCTTATTCCGGCCGACTTCCTCCGCCAGGACCACTTCGAGAACTTTTTCCGTACGCGGCGCGAATCGCTGTGCGAGCTGGTCGAAAAGGCGATCGGTAAGGCCGTGCAGCGAGACATCGACTTGGGATTCGCCGACGAAGACTCGGCACAGTTTGAGCCCGAAGAGTTTCCCAACGACGCAGGCCTGGAGAACGACTGA
- a CDS encoding Swt1 family HEPN domain-containing protein — protein sequence MALSNRDRIDRMFQTMAPPLDDFIASVIGQGDPALGAAWTKLVQLKDGKKGAPSDKTYNPLDPQVQFRILTETNITNGFKPGWYPFSQTLGKAGESFAIELREVRNTWAHNGTFSDDDAYRALDTGERLLKLVGAAKEADEVHAIRLNLRRVTADKDDKKTLKAAVDNPEAAGLKPWREVLPPHHDVATGNFAASEFAADLYKVAFGGEKDSGYADAVEFFRRTYLTEGLTDLVGRAVRRLSGDDNAPPVINLQTNFGGGKTHSMLALWHVAAGLPVGQFPQDTQELLTKNGYTGAKVNRVAIVGNHFSPAGTTKDDGTHVNTIWGELAWQLGGAEAYALVAKADGDRTTPGEALHDLLAKYSPAVILIDEWVAYARSLVGRDDLAGGTFDDQFTFAQSLTEAAKGTSGVLLVISIPASETGDDSDKIVVAGNAEEVGGAHGLEALKRLQNVVRRVAEQWRPASSAEAYQIVRQRLFVQPDGAALASIGATARAYVDMYRKYADDFPRESRDTAYEDRIKRTYPIHPELFDRLYEEWSSLERFQRTRGVLRLMSTVIHALWAGEDASPLIMPGSIPLATSNVNAELTSYLQDSWKAIIDADVDGPTSEPARIDKEKPVFGQRSLTKRLARTVFFGATPTIGSAHKGLETQRVFLGTAVPGDVPGNFHSALTQLGDRATYFYSGSGKYWYDLQANITRTAKDQAERLHKEDVWAEIARRLQGQAKTRGDFAGVHVCPESNGDIPDTDEARLIVLHPKVAHKRGSDSPARAFAQKATEQRGTANRTNRNMLVFLAADEARLEELDAATRDYLGWSHVLTNEADLDLTQNQKNQASTRQAQADQTVKSRLLQTFTWALVPSQPDTSAPFVVRETKVEGQSESLAERVARRLGNDGDLSVRQAAVTIRLAVNKVPQIWKDGHVTLGALWGLYCQYPYMPRLRDRRVLEEGVLDLPMIWETDAFALATGIDAASGRFVGLWIPGDSHSAPTPADSLLLVRPDVAIHQRKHEEPTETDSETDTEAGKGTGTGTGTGTGTGTSTGPGPIDIAFTRFYGVKTLSSDKIAMDFKNIADEVIANLREQGINLVVKIEIEAVDSGGFDENKIRTVSENAKTLKFDQSGFEKE from the coding sequence ATGGCGCTAAGCAACCGCGACCGCATCGACCGCATGTTCCAGACGATGGCACCGCCGCTGGATGACTTCATCGCTTCGGTGATCGGGCAGGGCGATCCAGCACTCGGAGCGGCCTGGACGAAGCTGGTTCAACTCAAGGATGGGAAGAAGGGCGCGCCGTCGGACAAGACCTACAACCCACTCGACCCTCAGGTCCAGTTCCGCATCCTCACCGAAACGAACATCACAAACGGTTTCAAGCCGGGTTGGTACCCGTTCAGCCAAACACTGGGCAAAGCCGGGGAGTCCTTCGCCATCGAACTCCGCGAAGTCCGCAACACGTGGGCCCACAACGGCACCTTCAGCGATGACGACGCCTACCGCGCGTTGGACACCGGCGAGCGACTGCTCAAGCTCGTCGGAGCGGCAAAGGAGGCCGACGAGGTTCACGCCATCCGCCTCAACCTGCGCCGTGTCACCGCCGACAAAGACGACAAGAAGACACTCAAAGCCGCCGTCGACAACCCCGAGGCTGCGGGCCTCAAACCCTGGCGCGAAGTGCTGCCACCCCACCACGACGTCGCCACAGGGAACTTCGCCGCCTCCGAATTTGCCGCCGACCTTTACAAAGTCGCCTTCGGCGGCGAGAAGGATTCCGGCTATGCCGACGCGGTTGAGTTCTTTCGCCGCACCTACCTCACCGAAGGCCTGACCGACCTCGTCGGCCGCGCAGTCCGCCGGCTCTCCGGCGACGACAACGCACCGCCTGTTATCAATCTGCAGACCAACTTCGGTGGCGGCAAGACACATTCGATGCTCGCACTGTGGCACGTCGCCGCAGGACTGCCCGTCGGGCAGTTCCCCCAGGACACCCAGGAACTGCTGACCAAGAACGGCTACACCGGTGCCAAGGTCAACCGGGTCGCCATCGTCGGCAACCACTTCAGCCCGGCCGGCACGACCAAGGACGACGGCACCCACGTCAACACCATCTGGGGCGAGCTCGCCTGGCAACTCGGAGGCGCCGAGGCCTACGCTCTGGTCGCCAAGGCCGACGGAGATCGCACCACACCCGGGGAGGCGCTCCACGACCTGCTCGCGAAGTACTCCCCCGCGGTCATCCTGATCGACGAATGGGTCGCCTACGCCCGCTCACTCGTCGGCCGCGACGACCTGGCCGGCGGTACCTTCGACGACCAGTTCACCTTCGCCCAATCCCTCACCGAGGCGGCAAAGGGCACTTCCGGTGTTCTGCTGGTCATTTCCATCCCCGCGTCGGAAACCGGGGACGATTCGGACAAGATCGTCGTCGCCGGCAATGCCGAAGAAGTCGGCGGCGCGCACGGCCTCGAAGCGCTCAAACGACTGCAGAACGTCGTGCGTCGCGTCGCCGAACAATGGCGGCCAGCGTCCTCGGCAGAGGCCTACCAGATCGTCCGACAACGCCTCTTCGTCCAACCTGACGGTGCTGCACTCGCCTCCATCGGAGCCACCGCGCGCGCCTACGTCGACATGTACCGCAAGTACGCCGACGACTTCCCGCGTGAATCCCGCGACACCGCATACGAAGACCGCATCAAGAGGACCTACCCCATCCATCCTGAGTTGTTCGACCGCCTCTACGAAGAATGGTCCTCGCTGGAACGCTTCCAGCGCACCCGCGGCGTCCTGCGGTTGATGAGCACCGTTATTCACGCGTTGTGGGCCGGTGAGGACGCCTCGCCCTTGATCATGCCTGGGTCCATCCCGCTGGCCACATCCAACGTTAACGCCGAACTCACGTCCTACCTGCAAGATTCGTGGAAAGCGATCATCGACGCCGATGTCGACGGGCCAACCTCCGAGCCTGCGCGGATCGACAAGGAGAAGCCCGTCTTCGGTCAGCGGTCGCTGACCAAGCGGCTGGCTCGCACGGTGTTCTTTGGCGCCACTCCGACTATAGGGTCCGCGCACAAGGGCCTCGAAACCCAGCGGGTCTTCCTAGGCACTGCTGTTCCGGGTGATGTTCCTGGGAACTTCCATTCCGCGCTGACCCAGCTTGGTGACCGGGCCACCTACTTTTATTCCGGTTCGGGCAAGTATTGGTATGACCTGCAGGCCAACATTACTCGCACCGCCAAGGACCAGGCGGAGCGACTCCACAAGGAAGATGTCTGGGCCGAGATCGCCCGTCGCCTGCAGGGCCAGGCGAAGACTCGTGGGGACTTCGCGGGTGTGCACGTGTGCCCCGAATCGAACGGGGATATCCCCGACACCGACGAAGCCCGACTGATCGTCCTGCATCCGAAGGTTGCGCACAAACGCGGATCGGACTCTCCTGCTAGGGCGTTCGCACAAAAGGCAACCGAGCAGCGTGGCACCGCCAATCGAACCAACCGCAACATGCTGGTGTTTTTAGCCGCCGACGAAGCGCGGCTTGAGGAGCTCGACGCCGCTACGCGGGACTACCTCGGCTGGTCCCATGTGCTGACCAACGAGGCCGACCTGGATCTGACCCAAAACCAAAAGAATCAAGCGTCGACTCGGCAGGCGCAGGCCGACCAGACGGTGAAGTCGCGTCTGCTGCAAACGTTCACGTGGGCACTGGTCCCGTCACAGCCTGATACGAGCGCTCCATTCGTCGTGCGAGAAACGAAGGTCGAAGGCCAGTCCGAGTCCCTGGCCGAACGAGTAGCCCGACGACTCGGCAACGACGGCGATCTTTCCGTTCGGCAGGCCGCGGTAACGATCCGGCTCGCCGTCAACAAGGTGCCACAAATCTGGAAGGACGGTCACGTCACCCTCGGCGCGCTGTGGGGGCTGTACTGCCAGTACCCGTACATGCCGCGCCTGCGGGATCGGCGAGTTCTGGAGGAGGGCGTCCTCGACCTTCCGATGATCTGGGAAACCGACGCGTTTGCCCTGGCGACCGGGATCGACGCTGCCTCAGGACGGTTTGTCGGACTCTGGATCCCCGGAGACAGCCATTCAGCTCCTACTCCGGCGGACTCGCTGCTCTTGGTCCGGCCCGACGTGGCGATCCATCAGCGGAAGCATGAGGAGCCAACAGAAACCGATTCCGAGACCGACACTGAAGCTGGCAAGGGCACCGGAACGGGAACTGGGACTGGGACTGGGACCGGAACATCAACCGGCCCCGGCCCTATCGATATCGCGTTCACGCGGTTCTACGGAGTCAAGACGCTCAGCTCGGACAAGATCGCGATGGACTTCAAGAACATCGCCGATGAGGTAATCGCCAACCTTCGGGAACAGGGCATCAACCTGGTCGTGAAGATTGAGATCGAAGCAGTCGACTCAGGCGGCTTTGACGAGAACAAGATCCGCACGGTGTCGGAGAACGCGAAGACGCTGAAGTTCGACCAGTCGGGGTTCGAGAAAGAATGA
- a CDS encoding T3SS (YopN, CesT) and YbjN peptide-binding chaperone 1, whose amino-acid sequence MSRFAPRIQSTPLLGRIFGSGGERRTDELDKWLEETLKREFKVDAIERDEDGDIPIPRGSALVYVHTADDDPPRIEIFSPLLEDFTMRPEVFAAVNSINRNTPLAKAYVDPDNVQIVLTAELYIFDELSPDQLMATIDLVADRADHYDSLLQKRFGGRTMLEDDEGDEFDV is encoded by the coding sequence TTGTCCCGCTTCGCACCACGGATACAGTCGACGCCGCTTCTAGGCCGAATATTCGGGTCCGGCGGCGAACGCCGCACCGACGAACTCGACAAGTGGCTCGAGGAGACACTCAAGCGCGAGTTCAAGGTTGACGCCATTGAGCGTGACGAGGACGGTGACATCCCCATTCCCCGCGGAAGCGCGCTTGTGTACGTACACACTGCGGATGACGACCCTCCGCGCATCGAGATCTTCTCCCCGCTGCTGGAGGACTTCACCATGCGCCCCGAGGTGTTCGCGGCAGTCAACTCCATCAATCGAAATACACCGCTCGCCAAGGCATACGTCGACCCAGACAACGTACAAATCGTGCTTACCGCAGAGTTGTACATCTTCGACGAGCTGTCCCCCGATCAGCTCATGGCCACCATTGACCTCGTGGCTGACCGAGCGGACCACTATGACAGCCTTCTTCAGAAGCGGTTCGGCGGCAGAACCATGCTCGAGGACGATGAAGGCGACGAGTTCGATGTCTAA
- a CDS encoding S1C family serine protease, whose amino-acid sequence MKATSSMSNTPGRLLRQFSDEIIDLAEQVVLSTAIVKGQTHDFEEGSGSAFVYDVEHLVTNNHVVQDLVEPIYVQLPGAQRAEARVVGRDPLTDLAILRVDPQSAQPLTISPQGARLGELCFAFGSPLGEFPESISIGIVSGLKRSLPTGDKQAIFDVIQTDAAINPGNSGGPLVNVDGQVIGVNTAAIPEADGIGFAVPADTVAEVVHELITYGAVERASLGVSVARRAVNRAPGGHALVVTAVRDNSAGPFERGDAIVAVGDRDIDSQNDLLRALRRDVANRKVSVVVLRGDHEVSIECRPRSVRTFG is encoded by the coding sequence ATGAAGGCGACGAGTTCGATGTCTAACACACCGGGGCGGTTGCTCCGGCAGTTCAGTGACGAGATCATCGATCTGGCTGAGCAGGTGGTGCTCTCGACTGCCATCGTCAAGGGGCAGACTCACGATTTCGAGGAAGGTAGTGGGTCCGCGTTCGTCTACGACGTCGAACACCTCGTCACAAACAATCACGTGGTACAAGACCTCGTTGAACCCATCTACGTTCAGCTTCCCGGCGCGCAGCGGGCCGAGGCACGGGTAGTCGGGCGCGACCCTTTGACCGATCTGGCGATCCTTCGCGTGGACCCGCAATCTGCTCAGCCACTTACGATCTCACCCCAGGGGGCCCGGCTTGGCGAACTCTGCTTCGCATTCGGCAGCCCTTTAGGCGAGTTCCCGGAGAGCATCAGCATCGGCATCGTGAGCGGACTGAAGCGGAGCCTTCCCACCGGCGACAAGCAAGCGATCTTTGACGTCATCCAGACGGACGCGGCGATCAATCCGGGGAACTCCGGGGGGCCGTTGGTGAACGTCGACGGTCAAGTCATCGGCGTGAACACGGCAGCTATTCCCGAGGCCGACGGCATCGGCTTCGCAGTTCCCGCCGACACCGTTGCTGAGGTCGTCCATGAGCTCATCACCTACGGAGCGGTCGAACGCGCGTCGCTCGGAGTGAGCGTCGCACGTCGGGCCGTCAACCGCGCACCCGGTGGCCATGCTCTTGTGGTGACCGCTGTTCGCGATAATTCAGCGGGCCCTTTCGAGCGCGGCGATGCCATAGTCGCTGTCGGCGATCGCGACATCGACTCGCAGAACGATCTGCTGCGCGCGCTGCGGCGAGATGTCGCCAATCGAAAGGTCTCAGTTGTTGTCCTGCGTGGTGACCACGAAGTTTCGATTGAGTGTCGCCCCCGCAGCGTACGAACCTTCGGCTGA
- a CDS encoding recombinase family protein: MLGYAPVSTAHQSNGAQTDELLAVGVDEDRLYVDKLTGASKREGRVQ; encoded by the coding sequence ATGCTCGGCTACGCGCCCGTGTCGACGGCGCACCAGTCGAACGGCGCGCAGACCGACGAGCTGCTCGCCGTCGGCGTCGACGAGGACCGCCTATACGTCGACAAGCTGACTGGCGCGTCCAAACGTGAGGGCCGGGTCCAGTGA
- a CDS encoding WXG100 family type VII secretion target — protein sequence MLVDPEILRAFAGQVDIAAREISAVGVGEKVSSAGDALPGSTTQWAARTVGEHFSQLLTQLSQNVTKMGTAVRGAGDAFEVTDDSLAGQFDGLF from the coding sequence ATGCTGGTTGATCCTGAGATCCTGCGCGCCTTCGCCGGACAGGTCGACATCGCTGCAAGGGAAATCAGCGCAGTGGGCGTCGGCGAGAAGGTTTCGTCTGCTGGGGATGCTCTGCCGGGTTCGACGACGCAGTGGGCGGCGCGGACGGTGGGCGAGCACTTCAGCCAGTTGCTCACTCAGCTGTCGCAGAACGTGACGAAGATGGGGACGGCCGTGCGGGGCGCGGGTGACGCTTTCGAAGTGACTGATGACTCTCTGGCAGGCCAGTTCGACGGGCTCTTCTGA
- a CDS encoding serine/threonine-protein kinase, protein MGSSGVSSRLGSRFGPYELQSVIGIGGMGEVYRAYDTVRERMVALKVLRPDVAADPVFQDRFRRESRIAARLQEPHVIPVHDFGEIDGALFIDMRLVEGSSVKEELRHHGSLPPGRAVSIVGQVASALDAAHGNGLVHRDIKPENVLLTTEDFAYLVDFGIAHGGGEATVTKTGLVIGSAAYMAPERLNGEPGGPPSDVYSLACLLFESLTGRAPFEAGDLRQVMSAHLFSPPPRPSIMRRGVPAAFDDVVAKGMAKNPAERYGSAGELARAALAASSGRAAFVPPVPPPVAAPPRTRQFAAPDPRPAYASHPSLPVTPPPVRKAGLSRTQKALLLGTFAMFALAAVLAAVVVASGGGSDDSPARTPLAVPPSTAPSAAPTTTSEETTTSASPSTTSSSTTTTSTSPTTTTSGAPIAGVSGADAQGFVGHSARCDAGSSPAAMIRTANSLAIVCETGAGSYYYRGERLSDGAQLVLQNATPAGGGFDVVNPADGSRYQVRPDQLTISSSRGSESDPALEYGAR, encoded by the coding sequence ATGGGCTCGTCAGGGGTCAGCTCTCGTCTGGGCTCGCGCTTCGGGCCTTATGAGCTGCAGTCGGTGATCGGCATCGGCGGGATGGGCGAGGTCTACCGCGCCTACGACACCGTGCGCGAGCGCATGGTTGCGCTCAAGGTGCTGCGGCCCGACGTGGCCGCCGACCCGGTCTTTCAGGACCGCTTCCGCCGCGAGTCGCGGATTGCAGCGCGGCTGCAGGAGCCGCACGTCATCCCCGTGCACGACTTCGGCGAGATCGACGGGGCGCTGTTCATCGACATGCGCCTGGTCGAGGGCTCCAGCGTGAAGGAGGAGCTGCGGCACCACGGCTCGCTCCCGCCGGGGCGGGCGGTGTCGATCGTCGGCCAGGTTGCATCGGCGCTGGACGCCGCGCATGGCAACGGGCTGGTGCATCGCGACATCAAGCCGGAGAACGTGCTGCTGACGACGGAGGACTTCGCCTATCTGGTGGACTTCGGCATCGCCCACGGCGGTGGTGAGGCGACGGTGACGAAGACCGGCCTGGTCATCGGGTCGGCGGCGTACATGGCGCCGGAGCGGTTGAACGGCGAGCCGGGCGGCCCGCCGTCGGACGTGTACTCGCTGGCGTGCCTGCTGTTCGAGAGCCTGACCGGTCGGGCGCCGTTCGAGGCGGGTGACTTGCGGCAGGTGATGAGTGCGCACCTGTTCTCTCCGCCGCCGCGGCCGAGCATCATGCGCCGCGGCGTGCCGGCGGCGTTCGACGACGTGGTGGCGAAGGGCATGGCGAAGAACCCGGCCGAGCGGTACGGGTCGGCGGGGGAGTTGGCCCGCGCTGCGTTGGCTGCGTCGTCGGGACGGGCGGCTTTCGTTCCGCCGGTGCCGCCCCCGGTAGCGGCACCGCCGCGGACGCGCCAGTTCGCGGCGCCCGATCCGCGCCCGGCGTACGCGTCGCACCCGTCGTTGCCGGTGACCCCGCCACCGGTTCGCAAGGCCGGCTTGAGCAGGACACAGAAGGCGTTGCTGCTCGGGACGTTCGCGATGTTCGCGTTGGCAGCTGTACTGGCTGCGGTGGTGGTGGCGAGCGGTGGAGGTTCGGATGACTCGCCGGCGCGGACGCCGCTGGCGGTGCCGCCGTCGACTGCGCCGTCCGCGGCGCCGACGACGACTTCGGAGGAGACGACGACGAGTGCGTCTCCCTCGACGACGTCGTCCTCGACCACTACTACTTCTACTTCGCCGACGACCACGACGAGTGGGGCGCCGATCGCGGGAGTGTCCGGGGCTGACGCGCAGGGCTTCGTCGGTCATTCGGCGCGCTGCGATGCGGGCAGCTCACCCGCGGCGATGATCAGGACGGCGAACTCGCTGGCGATCGTGTGCGAGACCGGGGCGGGGAGCTACTACTACCGCGGCGAGCGGCTGAGTGACGGCGCGCAGTTGGTGCTGCAGAACGCGACGCCGGCGGGTGGTGGGTTCGACGTGGTGAACCCTGCGGATGGGTCGCGGTACCAGGTGCGGCCGGATCAGCTGACGATCTCGAGTAGCCGTGGATCTGAGTCGGATCCTGCGTTGGAGTACGGGGCGCGGTAG
- a CDS encoding serine/threonine-protein kinase yields MPLGDGAKFAGYTIERQLGAGGMGEVYLAQHPRLPRHDAIKVLKAGISSDPDYIERFNREADLASKLWHPHIVGILDRGKYRGRLWISMDFVDGTDVSRLLHGHPDGMPVDEALEIVRAVASALDYSHSKGLLHRDVKPANILVADVEHGERRILLGDFGVARDLSDSTSGGLTATNMTVGTAAYAAPEQLMGLPLDGSADQYSLAATAYHLLTGKQMFQESNPAVVIGKHLNAEPPSLGRPELAAMDAVLSRALDKDPKDRFATCLDFVDALERSFEVPDESATTPTIHTADTMQAPVAAPVVRQPDYPARRSRGRLVAIVTGAAAAVVAIAVVAYLALQPAEAPPSGEPFTLAGTLKVVGNNVKTVGLPAGYKCAGAKEFGDIAPDAPITIEDESGTLLAKGAFEGSTSGPDGCRMEFQVGDLPSGARFYRVQVGEGHERNFTESEAKAGVEFLMGTVDDPTTTRPKPAPTPTPTRTVTVAPTPDMEKVSLTRLQNIADGDRSDVAVYLADRWIPQISSKRVGLVAKGITWDNRTILEEHLRLRNIYPDVKLLWSGDWSTYDGPNFWVTVVGLQSYNPYDVLDWCTEQGFDRDNCIAKLVSTTHPIEGSTKLNP; encoded by the coding sequence ATGCCGTTAGGGGACGGCGCGAAGTTTGCGGGCTACACGATCGAGCGGCAGCTTGGCGCAGGGGGAATGGGCGAGGTCTACCTCGCCCAGCACCCGAGGCTGCCCCGGCACGACGCGATCAAGGTCCTGAAAGCCGGCATCTCGTCGGATCCGGACTACATCGAGCGGTTCAACCGGGAAGCCGATCTGGCGTCGAAGCTGTGGCACCCGCACATCGTCGGGATCCTCGACCGGGGCAAGTACCGCGGTCGGCTGTGGATCTCGATGGACTTCGTCGACGGGACGGACGTCAGTCGCCTGCTGCACGGCCACCCAGATGGGATGCCGGTCGACGAAGCGCTCGAGATCGTCCGGGCGGTGGCGTCGGCGTTGGACTACTCGCACTCCAAGGGCCTACTGCACCGCGACGTGAAGCCCGCCAACATCCTGGTCGCCGACGTCGAGCACGGTGAACGTCGAATCCTGCTCGGCGACTTCGGCGTTGCGCGCGACCTGTCCGATAGCACCTCGGGCGGGCTGACGGCGACGAACATGACCGTCGGCACCGCCGCATACGCCGCGCCCGAGCAGCTGATGGGCCTGCCGCTCGACGGATCGGCCGACCAGTACTCGCTCGCGGCGACCGCCTACCACCTGCTGACCGGCAAGCAGATGTTCCAGGAGTCGAACCCGGCTGTCGTCATCGGCAAGCACCTGAACGCCGAGCCGCCGTCGCTGGGTCGGCCAGAACTCGCCGCGATGGACGCGGTGCTGTCCCGAGCGCTCGACAAGGACCCCAAGGATCGATTCGCGACATGCCTTGACTTCGTGGACGCGTTGGAAAGGTCCTTCGAAGTTCCCGACGAGTCGGCGACGACGCCGACCATCCACACGGCCGACACCATGCAGGCGCCGGTGGCGGCGCCCGTCGTCCGTCAACCGGATTACCCGGCGCGACGTAGCCGCGGCCGGTTGGTCGCCATCGTTACGGGGGCGGCTGCGGCCGTGGTCGCAATAGCTGTGGTCGCCTACCTCGCGCTGCAGCCCGCGGAGGCGCCGCCGTCCGGTGAGCCATTCACGCTCGCGGGCACGTTGAAGGTGGTCGGCAACAACGTCAAGACCGTCGGGCTGCCCGCCGGCTACAAGTGCGCCGGTGCGAAGGAGTTCGGCGACATCGCTCCTGACGCTCCGATCACGATCGAGGACGAGTCGGGGACGCTGCTGGCGAAAGGTGCGTTCGAGGGCAGCACCAGCGGTCCCGACGGCTGTCGGATGGAGTTCCAGGTCGGTGACCTGCCGTCGGGCGCGCGGTTCTATCGCGTGCAGGTCGGCGAGGGTCACGAGCGGAACTTCACGGAGTCCGAGGCCAAGGCCGGCGTCGAGTTTCTGATGGGGACGGTCGATGACCCCACCACCACGCGGCCGAAGCCGGCACCGACGCCAACACCGACGCGCACGGTCACCGTGGCGCCGACGCCAGACATGGAGAAGGTCAGTCTCACGCGGCTGCAGAACATCGCCGACGGCGACCGCTCCGACGTCGCGGTCTATCTCGCCGACCGCTGGATTCCGCAGATCAGCTCGAAGCGGGTGGGGCTCGTCGCGAAGGGCATCACCTGGGACAACCGGACGATCCTCGAGGAGCACCTGCGGCTGCGCAACATCTATCCGGATGTGAAGCTGCTGTGGTCGGGTGACTGGTCGACGTACGACGGTCCCAACTTCTGGGTCACCGTCGTGGGTCTCCAGTCCTACAACCCGTACGACGTCCTCGACTGGTGCACGGAGCAGGGCTTCGACCGGGACAACTGCATCGCAAAGCTGGTCAGCACCACGCATCCGATCGAGGGAAGTACGAAGCTGAACCCCTGA